In a genomic window of Alkalihalobacillus sp. TS-13:
- a CDS encoding ABC transporter substrate-binding protein, with protein sequence MKKIMLLIVCTSMVLGSAACSNEKASGDPNEVSIWVHTSKETAEGEAMQKIIDRFNEQNDGNYTAKIEFIPRSGSGGGYEDKVNAALTTNTLPDVLTLDGPNTAAYAKARIIAPIGKYISNKDDLLPSIIQQGTYKDKLYAVGYSESSVGIFYNKQMLKDAGIDLSTLPTVDKPWDWNQFMELCEILVKKYDQPAIDMGLNDQSEWLMYAFSPFLWSQGGSIVSEDKTKATGVYNDENSVKTMTFIQDMVVKGFTTKTPVEKGFQTGKYPMKFTGSWTIAEMESSYPDVEYGVMPYPTSPDTNKLVSPSGSWQYAMSSTTDKKEAAGALIDFMTSTEPLKEIALANSVLPASKSVIKEVQDEVSPQMKILIEQNSKTAHARPVLPEYPKVSRTFQQTISDLTYYEKNKDIQKLLDTKASQIDKALK encoded by the coding sequence ATGAAAAAAATTATGCTTTTGATTGTTTGTACGTCCATGGTATTAGGAAGTGCAGCCTGCAGTAATGAAAAAGCATCTGGAGATCCCAATGAAGTATCGATTTGGGTGCATACCTCTAAAGAAACGGCTGAAGGTGAAGCAATGCAAAAAATTATCGATCGATTCAATGAGCAAAATGATGGAAACTATACAGCCAAAATTGAGTTTATTCCTAGGAGTGGAAGTGGCGGCGGGTATGAGGATAAGGTTAACGCCGCATTGACAACAAATACTTTACCGGACGTCTTAACTTTAGATGGACCGAATACTGCGGCATATGCAAAAGCTAGGATTATTGCTCCAATCGGTAAATATATAAGCAATAAAGATGATTTATTACCAAGTATTATCCAACAAGGGACATATAAGGACAAATTGTATGCTGTAGGATATTCAGAATCAAGTGTCGGTATTTTTTATAATAAGCAAATGTTAAAAGATGCGGGCATTGATTTATCTACTTTACCTACAGTTGATAAACCATGGGATTGGAATCAATTCATGGAGCTTTGTGAGATTCTTGTTAAAAAGTATGATCAACCTGCAATTGATATGGGCTTGAATGACCAAAGCGAGTGGTTAATGTATGCATTTTCTCCGTTTTTGTGGTCACAGGGAGGATCAATCGTTTCAGAAGATAAAACGAAAGCAACGGGTGTTTACAATGATGAAAACAGTGTAAAAACCATGACCTTCATCCAGGATATGGTGGTAAAAGGGTTTACCACAAAAACTCCTGTTGAAAAAGGGTTTCAAACTGGAAAATATCCTATGAAATTTACAGGCTCTTGGACTATTGCAGAAATGGAAAGCAGTTATCCAGATGTGGAATATGGTGTTATGCCTTATCCAACCTCCCCTGATACTAATAAACTTGTTTCACCATCAGGATCCTGGCAATATGCGATGTCATCTACTACAGATAAGAAGGAAGCAGCTGGGGCTTTGATCGATTTTATGACATCCACTGAACCGCTTAAGGAAATAGCATTAGCAAATAGTGTACTGCCAGCATCTAAATCCGTAATCAAAGAAGTGCAAGATGAAGTATCCCCTCAAATGAAAATACTTATCGAGCAAAACTCTAAAACCGCTCATGCTAGACCAGTTTTACCTGAATACCCAAAAGTAAGTAGGACATTCCAACAAACGATCAGTGATCTGACTTACTACGAAAAAAATAAAGATATACAAAAGTTGCTGGATACTAAGGCGTCACAAATTGACAAAGCTCTAAAATAA